A region of Lacinutrix sp. Hel_I_90 DNA encodes the following proteins:
- the ppk1 gene encoding polyphosphate kinase 1: protein MIKKSKVNTYINRELSWLQFNERVLQEASDETVPLIERLRFLGIFSNNLDEFFKVRYATVKRIDEAGRGGKSELGGIKASQLLEIITQIAIKHQSASLKILSGIHSQLKKENIYIINETQISKKQKDFIKNYFIQNISPALVTIILDDEISIPNLKDSAAYLAVNMELNSGKNRYALVEISKSMERFVVLPKEDNKQYVILVDDLLRYCLHDIFNIFDYKSITAHMIKITRDAELDLESDLSKSFMEKISDSVKDRQDGEPIRFVYDKTIDEKTLNFLMNKMGIESSDSIIPGGRYHNRRDYMSFPSLGRTDLLYDKIQPLPIKGLSLETSIFEAIAKKDYLQYTPYHTFAYTVKFLREAALDPKVKTIKITIYRLAQISQVASSLINAAINGKKVTVSMEIQARFDEQANIEYAEQMQREGVQLIFGVQGLKVHSKMCIVEREENNRLVRYGFISTGNFNESTAKVYTDYTLFTANQKILKDINKIFSFFSVNYKIYRYKHIITSPHYTRNVFFNLIDQEIANKMAGKPAYIHLKMNSISSYKMIDKLYEASRAGVKIRMVVRGICCLVPGVPNMSENIEVISIIDKFLEHTRLYTFCNDNKPKVYISSADWMTRNIENRVEVSCPIYDEEIKAELIDTFEICWNDNVKARILDKTQKNNYKKNNKPRIRTQFETYEYYKNKLN from the coding sequence ATGATTAAAAAATCTAAGGTTAATACCTATATAAATCGAGAGTTAAGTTGGTTACAGTTCAACGAACGTGTTCTTCAAGAAGCTTCAGATGAGACCGTTCCATTAATAGAACGGCTTCGGTTCTTAGGTATTTTTTCTAATAATTTAGATGAGTTTTTTAAAGTAAGATACGCCACAGTAAAGCGTATTGATGAAGCTGGAAGAGGAGGGAAAAGTGAACTTGGTGGTATAAAAGCATCTCAATTGTTAGAAATTATCACTCAGATCGCAATTAAACACCAATCGGCTAGTTTAAAGATTCTTAGCGGCATTCACTCGCAGCTAAAAAAAGAAAATATTTATATTATTAATGAGACTCAAATTTCAAAAAAGCAAAAAGATTTCATTAAGAATTATTTCATTCAAAACATTAGCCCTGCTTTAGTTACCATTATCTTAGATGACGAAATTTCTATTCCTAACCTTAAAGATAGTGCGGCCTATTTGGCAGTAAATATGGAGTTGAACTCTGGCAAAAATCGGTATGCCTTAGTTGAAATTTCTAAAAGTATGGAGCGCTTTGTTGTTTTACCAAAGGAGGATAATAAGCAGTATGTTATATTGGTTGACGACTTGCTACGATACTGTTTACATGACATTTTTAATATCTTCGACTACAAATCGATTACTGCTCATATGATTAAAATTACGCGTGATGCAGAATTGGATTTAGAAAGTGACTTGAGTAAGAGTTTCATGGAAAAAATAAGCGACAGCGTAAAAGATAGACAAGACGGTGAGCCTATTCGTTTTGTTTATGACAAAACCATTGATGAAAAGACGCTCAATTTTTTGATGAATAAAATGGGAATTGAATCTTCAGACAGTATCATTCCTGGAGGGCGATATCATAACCGTCGCGATTACATGAGTTTTCCAAGTTTAGGAAGAACAGATTTATTGTACGATAAAATTCAACCCTTGCCCATAAAAGGATTAAGTTTAGAAACAAGTATTTTTGAGGCTATTGCAAAAAAAGATTACCTGCAATACACACCATATCATACCTTCGCTTATACGGTTAAGTTTTTAAGAGAGGCTGCATTAGATCCCAAGGTAAAAACTATAAAAATCACAATCTATAGGTTGGCACAAATTTCTCAAGTGGCAAGTTCTCTTATTAACGCTGCAATTAATGGAAAGAAAGTAACAGTCTCTATGGAAATACAGGCACGTTTTGATGAGCAAGCTAATATAGAATATGCAGAGCAAATGCAACGGGAAGGTGTACAATTAATATTTGGGGTACAAGGTCTTAAAGTGCATAGTAAAATGTGTATTGTTGAACGCGAAGAAAATAATAGATTAGTGCGTTATGGTTTTATAAGTACAGGAAACTTCAACGAATCTACTGCTAAAGTATATACCGATTATACTCTTTTTACTGCGAATCAAAAAATACTAAAAGACATCAATAAAATTTTCAGTTTCTTCTCTGTAAATTATAAAATCTATAGATATAAGCATATTATTACTTCTCCTCACTATACAAGAAATGTGTTCTTTAATTTAATAGATCAAGAAATAGCAAATAAAATGGCAGGGAAACCCGCGTATATTCATTTAAAAATGAATAGTATCTCAAGCTATAAAATGATTGATAAGTTGTATGAAGCAAGTAGAGCAGGTGTAAAAATAAGAATGGTGGTTCGCGGTATTTGCTGCTTAGTTCCAGGTGTTCCAAATATGAGTGAGAATATAGAAGTGATAAGTATTATTGATAAGTTTTTAGAACATACTAGATTATATACTTTTTGTAACGATAATAAACCAAAAGTGTATATTTCGTCTGCAGATTGGATGACACGAAATATAGAAAACAGAGTAGAGGTGAGTTGCCCGATTTATGATGAAGAAATAAAAGCAGAATTGATAGATACTTTTGAAATTTGTTGGAATGATAATGTGAAAGCAAGAATCTTAGATAAAACTCAAAAAAACAATTACAAAAAGAATAATAAACCAAGAATAAGAACTCAATTTGAGACTTATGAATACTATAAAAACAAGCTAAACTAA
- a CDS encoding histidine phosphatase family protein yields the protein MQLNATKGVKTVYFVRHAKSCWNNNLQDFDRPIKKRGVKDAHLVSKHLESKNIKPELILCSSAKRTRLTAEIFIENLELDVVKIEFMKALYDFSGEGLLNVLKSCDNSIDKVLVFGHNYALTNLANQLGSVAITNVTTSGFVQIDFNIDRWENLKKGETKLIVFPKHLR from the coding sequence ATGCAATTAAATGCGACGAAAGGTGTTAAAACGGTCTATTTTGTTAGGCATGCAAAATCTTGTTGGAATAATAATCTACAAGACTTTGATAGACCTATAAAAAAAAGAGGGGTTAAAGATGCGCATTTGGTCTCTAAACATTTAGAAAGTAAAAATATTAAGCCAGAACTTATTTTATGTAGTTCTGCAAAAAGAACAAGGTTAACGGCTGAAATTTTTATAGAAAATTTAGAACTTGATGTAGTTAAAATAGAGTTTATGAAAGCTTTATATGACTTCTCTGGAGAAGGCTTGTTGAACGTTTTAAAATCCTGTGATAATTCAATCGATAAAGTGCTTGTTTTTGGTCATAATTATGCGCTGACGAACTTAGCGAATCAGTTGGGAAGTGTTGCTATAACTAATGTGACTACCTCAGGATTTGTTCAAATAGATTTTAATATAGACCGCTGGGAAAATTTAAAAAAAGGGGAAACAAAATTAATTGTTTTTCCTAAACATTTAAGGTAA